Proteins encoded together in one Bacteroides zoogleoformans window:
- the aroC gene encoding chorismate synthase — translation MFNSFGNILRLTSFGESHGKGIGGVIDGFPSGISIDMDFVQSELDRRRPGQSRITTARKEGDKVEFLSGIFEGKSTGCPIGFIVWNENQHSDDYNNLKEVYRPSHADYTYKVKYGIRDHRGGGRSSARETISRVVAGALAKLALKQLGIYITAYTSQVGPIRLEENYTAYDLDLTDTNPVRCPDPEKAKEMEELIFKIKGEGDTIGGVITCVIKGCPIGLGQPIYGKLQAALGSAMLSINAAKAFEYGDGFKGLKQKGSEQNDVFYNNNGRIETRTNHSGGIQGGISNGQDIYFRVAFKPVATVLMEQHTVNIDGIDTTLKARGRHDPCVLPRAVPIVEAMAAMTLLDYFLIDKTTQL, via the coding sequence ATGTTCAACTCATTTGGAAATATTCTTCGCCTTACCAGTTTCGGAGAGTCACACGGCAAAGGCATTGGGGGCGTAATAGACGGATTCCCGTCGGGAATAAGCATTGACATGGATTTTGTACAATCTGAACTCGACCGCCGTCGTCCCGGACAATCGCGCATTACAACCGCAAGAAAAGAAGGAGACAAAGTGGAATTTCTCTCCGGAATCTTCGAGGGTAAATCAACAGGGTGCCCCATAGGCTTCATTGTGTGGAATGAAAACCAACATTCCGACGATTACAACAACCTAAAGGAGGTATACCGCCCTTCACATGCCGACTATACCTACAAGGTGAAATACGGTATTCGCGACCATCGGGGAGGAGGACGCTCTTCGGCACGCGAAACCATTTCGCGCGTGGTGGCTGGAGCGTTGGCCAAACTGGCCCTGAAACAATTGGGCATATACATCACGGCATATACTTCGCAAGTAGGCCCCATCCGGTTGGAAGAAAATTATACCGCCTATGACCTTGACCTGACAGACACCAATCCGGTGCGCTGCCCCGACCCGGAGAAAGCCAAAGAGATGGAAGAACTCATCTTCAAAATAAAAGGAGAAGGAGACACCATCGGAGGTGTCATCACTTGCGTCATCAAAGGTTGCCCCATAGGGCTGGGTCAACCGATATACGGCAAACTGCAGGCCGCCCTTGGCAGTGCCATGCTCAGCATCAATGCCGCCAAAGCTTTTGAATACGGCGATGGTTTCAAAGGACTGAAACAGAAAGGTTCGGAACAAAACGACGTGTTCTACAACAATAACGGACGTATTGAAACGCGCACCAACCACTCGGGAGGCATACAAGGCGGCATCAGCAATGGACAAGACATCTACTTTCGTGTTGCTTTCAAACCTGTAGCCACCGTATTGATGGAGCAACATACGGTAAACATTGACGGCATAGACACCACATTGAAAGCCCGCGGCAGGCACGACCCATGTGTGTTGCCGCGTGCCGTACCTATTGTGGAAGCAATGGCCGCCATGACTTTGCTGGATTACTTTCTAATAGACAAAACCACGCAATTATAA
- a CDS encoding dipeptidase encodes MEIKKYIAENESRMLEELFSLIRIPSISAKPEHHDDMLACAERWEQLLLQAGADEALVMPSKGNPIVFGQKIIAPNAKTVLVYAHYDVMPAEPMELWKSRPFEPEVRDGHIWARGADDDKGQSFIQVKAFEYLVKNDLLRTNVKFIFEGEEEIGSPSLESFCQEHKDLLKADVILVSDTSMLGADLPSLTTGLRGLAYWEIEVTGPNRDLHSGHFGGAVANPINVLCQLIGKVTGADGRITVPGFYDDVEEVPKAEREMIAHIPFDEDKYKKAIGVQALFGEKGYSTLERNSCRPSFDVCGIWGGYTGEGSKTVLPSKAYAKVSCRLVPHQDHHQISKLFTDYILSIAPDTVQIKVTPMHGGQGYVCPISLPAYQAAEKGFEKAFGKKPLTVRRGGSIPIISTFEQVLGLKTVLMGFGLESNAIHSPNENMSLDIFRKGIEAVTEFYQHYK; translated from the coding sequence ATGGAAATAAAAAAATATATTGCAGAAAATGAGTCACGGATGCTTGAAGAGTTATTCAGCCTCATCCGTATTCCAAGTATAAGTGCCAAACCTGAGCATCATGACGACATGTTGGCGTGCGCCGAACGTTGGGAACAGTTGTTGCTACAAGCCGGAGCAGACGAAGCATTGGTGATGCCCTCGAAAGGCAACCCCATCGTCTTCGGACAAAAGATAATAGCCCCAAACGCCAAAACCGTATTGGTATATGCCCACTACGACGTGATGCCGGCAGAACCGATGGAGCTTTGGAAAAGCCGGCCTTTTGAACCCGAAGTACGGGATGGGCATATCTGGGCGCGCGGTGCCGATGATGACAAAGGACAATCGTTCATTCAGGTAAAGGCATTTGAATATCTCGTTAAGAACGACTTGTTGCGGACCAATGTAAAATTCATTTTCGAGGGTGAGGAAGAAATCGGTTCGCCAAGTCTGGAAAGCTTCTGTCAGGAGCATAAAGATTTATTGAAAGCAGACGTCATATTGGTATCGGATACCAGCATGCTCGGGGCCGATCTGCCTTCATTGACCACCGGACTGCGTGGGTTGGCTTATTGGGAAATAGAGGTTACGGGGCCTAACCGCGACCTTCACTCGGGACACTTCGGAGGTGCCGTGGCCAACCCCATCAATGTATTATGCCAATTAATCGGCAAAGTGACGGGTGCGGACGGACGAATCACCGTGCCCGGATTCTATGACGATGTGGAAGAGGTTCCAAAAGCAGAACGAGAAATGATAGCCCACATCCCCTTCGATGAAGATAAGTATAAGAAAGCCATCGGCGTACAAGCACTCTTCGGCGAGAAAGGATATAGCACACTGGAACGCAACAGCTGCCGCCCGTCATTCGACGTATGCGGCATATGGGGAGGCTATACCGGCGAAGGTTCCAAAACCGTACTTCCATCCAAGGCTTACGCCAAAGTGTCGTGCCGACTGGTTCCTCACCAAGACCATCACCAGATTTCCAAACTGTTTACCGACTATATCTTGAGCATCGCCCCCGACACTGTGCAGATAAAGGTCACTCCTATGCATGGAGGACAAGGCTATGTATGCCCCATCTCACTGCCGGCCTACCAGGCTGCCGAAAAAGGATTTGAAAAAGCATTCGGCAAGAAGCCGCTGACCGTACGCCGTGGCGGAAGCATCCCTATCATATCTACGTTCGAGCAGGTATTGGGGCTGAAAACGGTATTGATGGGTTTCGGACTTGAGTCCAATGCCATTCACTCACCCAACGAAAACATGTCACTCGATATTTTCCGCAAAGGGATTGAAGCCGTAACGGAATTTTATCAACACTACAAATAA
- a CDS encoding FKBP-type peptidyl-prolyl cis-trans isomerase — MGTIENKYITVVYKLYAVENDEKDFTEEASAEHPFQFISGLGMTLEAFETQIKGLKAGDTFDFTIAASEAYGDYDDDHVIELPKEVFFIEGKFDDERVTEGAVLPLMTSGGQRINGSVVEVKEDVVVMDMNHPLAGCNLNFTGEIVMSRPATNDEIAEAVRLMSGGCNCDGDCGDGCGDHGCGGGCCH, encoded by the coding sequence ATGGGAACAATAGAAAACAAGTACATTACAGTAGTATACAAGCTGTACGCCGTGGAGAACGACGAGAAAGATTTCACTGAAGAGGCGTCTGCAGAGCATCCTTTCCAGTTTATCTCCGGATTAGGAATGACGCTGGAAGCTTTTGAGACTCAAATCAAGGGGTTGAAAGCCGGTGATACTTTCGATTTCACCATTGCCGCTTCCGAAGCTTACGGCGATTATGACGACGACCACGTAATTGAGCTTCCCAAAGAAGTTTTCTTCATAGAAGGAAAGTTTGACGACGAACGGGTAACAGAGGGTGCTGTCCTCCCCCTGATGACGTCGGGAGGACAACGCATCAACGGAAGCGTGGTAGAGGTGAAAGAAGATGTGGTTGTGATGGATATGAATCATCCTTTGGCCGGTTGCAACCTGAATTTTACAGGCGAAATCGTGATGAGCCGTCCGGCTACGAACGATGAGATTGCAGAAGCGGTACGCCTGATGAGCGGCGGTTGCAATTGCGACGGTGATTGTGGCGACGGATGCGGCGACCACGGATGCGGTGGCGGATGCTGTCACTAA
- a CDS encoding L-cysteine desulfidase family protein yields MTEIERQQIIALIKSEVIPAIGCTEPIAVALCAAKAAEILDKRPEKVTVLLSANILKNAMGVGIPGTGMIGLPIAVALGVLIGKSAYQLEVLKDCTPDAVEEGKRFIDEKRIHIALKEGIEEKLYIEVCCEAGEDKSAAIIAGGHTTFIYMARNEEVLLTKQAAAGEEKENNVPELSLRKVYDFALTAPLDEIRFILETARLNKAAAERSFEGDYGHSLGKILRGTYKRKVMGDSVFSHILSYTSGACDARMAGAMIPVMSNSGSGNQGISATLPVLVYAEENGKSEEEIIRALMLSHLTVIYIKQSLGRLSALCGCVVAATGSSCGITWLMGGDYDRVAYAVQNMIANLTGMICDGAKPSCALKVTTGVSTAVLSAIMAMENRCVTSVEGIIDEDVDQSIRNLTKIGSKGMNETDKLVLEIMTHKG; encoded by the coding sequence ATGACGGAAATAGAAAGGCAACAGATAATAGCCCTGATTAAATCGGAAGTGATACCTGCCATAGGGTGTACGGAGCCTATTGCCGTGGCGTTGTGTGCGGCAAAAGCGGCGGAAATATTGGACAAGCGTCCCGAAAAGGTAACCGTGCTTTTAAGCGCCAATATATTGAAGAATGCAATGGGGGTGGGAATTCCCGGAACCGGAATGATCGGACTGCCCATTGCTGTGGCGTTGGGCGTTTTAATCGGCAAGTCGGCATATCAGTTGGAAGTGTTGAAAGACTGCACCCCCGATGCGGTGGAGGAAGGAAAGCGGTTCATCGACGAGAAGCGCATTCACATAGCTCTGAAAGAAGGTATCGAAGAAAAACTTTATATAGAAGTGTGTTGTGAGGCGGGAGAAGATAAGTCTGCCGCCATCATTGCCGGCGGGCATACTACCTTTATATATATGGCGCGCAACGAGGAAGTGCTGCTGACCAAGCAAGCCGCTGCCGGTGAAGAAAAGGAGAACAACGTGCCAGAGTTGAGTTTACGTAAAGTCTATGATTTTGCCCTGACAGCTCCGTTGGACGAAATCCGTTTTATCCTGGAAACAGCCCGACTGAACAAAGCGGCCGCCGAACGCTCTTTCGAAGGAGACTACGGTCACAGCTTGGGGAAAATCCTTCGGGGTACTTATAAACGTAAGGTGATGGGCGACAGTGTTTTCTCTCACATCCTTTCTTATACATCCGGAGCATGCGACGCACGTATGGCGGGTGCCATGATTCCGGTGATGAGCAATTCAGGCAGCGGAAATCAAGGCATATCGGCCACTTTACCGGTTCTGGTCTATGCCGAGGAAAACGGAAAATCGGAAGAAGAAATCATCCGTGCCTTGATGTTGAGCCATCTAACAGTGATTTATATCAAGCAGAGTTTAGGAAGGTTATCCGCTCTTTGCGGTTGTGTCGTGGCAGCCACCGGCTCCAGTTGCGGAATCACATGGCTGATGGGAGGAGACTATGACCGGGTGGCTTATGCCGTGCAGAATATGATTGCCAATCTCACCGGTATGATTTGCGATGGTGCCAAACCCAGTTGCGCGCTGAAAGTAACCACCGGTGTCTCAACCGCGGTTCTTTCAGCCATCATGGCTATGGAAAACCGTTGCGTGACTTCTGTCGAAGGAATCATTGATGAAGATGTGGATCAAAGTATCCGCAACCTGACAAAGATAGGCTCGAAAGGCATGAACGAAACGGACAAGCTGGTATTGGAGATTATGACGCACAAAGGCTGA
- a CDS encoding IS4 family transposase — protein sequence MNQGKYIFAQLTDFLPRRVFDRLVEKYSGNKKIRTFTCWNQMLCMIFGQLTARDSMRDLMLSLEAHKNKYFHLGFGATVSRTNLGKANRNRDYRIYEEFAYTLIAEARNSYNKNDFEVKVDGNVYAFDSSTIDLCLNVFWWAEFKKHKGGIKLHTLYDVKTSIPTIVLVTNAKVHDVNMLDELSYEKGSFYIMDKGYVDFTRLHKLHTSGAYFVTRAKDNMRFRRMYSREVDKTTGIKCDQIGMLETYKSLKAYPDKLRRVKYYDEELDREFVFITNNMELSAEEIALLYKNRWQVELFFKWIKQHLKVKSFWGTTMNAVKIQVYCAIITYCLVAIIAYRLKVNRPIYEILQILSFSLLDKTSVREILADCDYKNVKELNYKQLKISWD from the coding sequence ATGAATCAAGGCAAATATATCTTCGCTCAACTTACAGATTTTCTTCCCCGTCGTGTCTTTGACCGTTTGGTAGAGAAGTATTCCGGGAATAAGAAAATCAGAACATTCACCTGTTGGAATCAGATGCTGTGCATGATCTTCGGACAACTGACCGCCCGAGACAGTATGCGTGATCTTATGCTCAGCCTTGAGGCACACAAGAACAAGTATTTTCACTTGGGATTCGGTGCAACAGTTAGCCGTACCAATCTGGGGAAAGCAAACCGGAATAGAGATTATCGTATCTACGAAGAATTTGCTTATACCCTGATTGCGGAAGCCCGTAATAGCTACAACAAAAATGACTTCGAGGTGAAAGTTGACGGTAATGTTTATGCCTTTGATTCCTCCACCATAGACCTTTGTCTGAATGTTTTTTGGTGGGCGGAATTTAAGAAACACAAAGGAGGCATCAAACTTCATACCTTGTATGATGTAAAGACTTCCATACCGACAATCGTACTGGTAACCAATGCTAAAGTACATGACGTAAACATGCTGGATGAGTTGAGTTATGAAAAGGGAAGTTTCTATATCATGGATAAAGGATATGTTGACTTCACCCGTTTGCATAAGCTTCACACCAGTGGTGCTTACTTCGTTACACGTGCAAAAGATAATATGAGATTCCGTAGAATGTATTCCCGTGAAGTCGATAAAACAACCGGAATAAAATGTGATCAGATTGGAATGCTTGAAACGTATAAATCGCTCAAAGCATATCCGGACAAACTCCGGCGGGTTAAATACTACGATGAAGAACTGGACAGAGAATTTGTGTTCATCACCAACAACATGGAACTATCAGCAGAGGAAATTGCTTTGCTATACAAGAACCGTTGGCAGGTGGAACTATTTTTCAAATGGATAAAGCAACACCTGAAAGTAAAATCTTTTTGGGGCACCACGATGAATGCAGTCAAGATACAAGTGTACTGTGCCATCATAACATACTGTCTGGTTGCCATTATCGCTTACAGATTGAAAGTTAACCGTCCAATCTACGAAATTCTACAAATTTTGAGCTTTTCTCTACTGGATAAAACGTCTGTAAGAGAGATACTTGCCGATTGCGATTACAAAAATGTCAAAGAACTAAATTATAAACAATTGAAAATCAGCTGGGATTAA